From Cellulosimicrobium sp. ES-005, one genomic window encodes:
- a CDS encoding heme-copper oxidase subunit III, translating into MAPVSTATAAPHAHQHVSVNRPNPVSVGTIVWLASELMFFAGLFAMYFTVRAVMPADEWALQADKLNLTFAAINTTVLVLSSVTCQMGVWAAERFQPVRTGSIFQVNRWGMNEWMTLTFLMGAFFIGGQIFEYAELVEHGVSISSTPYGSVFYITTGFHGLHVVGGLIAFLFLLGRSFSAKNFGHHEATTAIVTSYYWHFVDVVWIALFFVIYILR; encoded by the coding sequence ATGGCTCCTGTGTCGACCGCAACGGCTGCCCCCCACGCCCATCAGCACGTGAGCGTCAACCGACCGAACCCCGTCTCGGTCGGGACGATCGTGTGGCTGGCCAGCGAGCTCATGTTCTTCGCCGGCCTCTTCGCCATGTACTTCACGGTCCGCGCCGTGATGCCCGCCGACGAGTGGGCCCTGCAAGCGGACAAGCTCAACCTGACCTTCGCGGCGATCAACACGACCGTCCTGGTGCTGTCGTCGGTGACGTGCCAGATGGGCGTGTGGGCCGCCGAGCGCTTCCAGCCCGTGCGCACCGGCTCGATCTTCCAGGTGAACCGCTGGGGGATGAACGAGTGGATGACGCTCACGTTCCTCATGGGTGCGTTCTTCATCGGTGGTCAGATCTTCGAGTACGCCGAGCTCGTCGAGCACGGCGTCTCGATCTCCTCGACGCCCTACGGCTCCGTCTTCTACATCACGACCGGCTTCCACGGCCTCCACGTCGTCGGTGGCCTGATCGCCTTCCTGTTCCTTCTCGGCCGCTCGTTCTCGGCCAAGAACTTCGGGCACCACGAGGCCACGACGGCCATCGTGACGTCCTACTACTGGCACTTCGTCGACGTCGTGTGGATCGCGCTGTTCTTCGTGATCTACATCTTGCGCTGA
- the trpD gene encoding anthranilate phosphoribosyltransferase: MTATPHPAASTTSDSTGTGLTWPGLLTELVAGHDLDADSTAWAMDQVMSGEVSPVRLASFLVALRAKGETVAELTGLADAMLAHASRFAVDGPAVDIVGTGGDRAHTVNISTMASLVIAGAGVRVVKHGNRAATSSSGAADVLEELGIRLDHGPERVARIVQEAGITFCFAMVFHPSMRHAGVARKELGIPTAFNVLGPLTNPAQPRAAAIGVADARMAPLIAGVLAGRGTSALVFRGDDGLDELAATGGATVWEVRDGVVTEQRLDPVADLGLAPVTIAELRGGEAAHNAEVARRFLAGEAGPVRETVLLNAAAGLVADGTLPGTAQGTLAERLRAAYEIAARSVDTGAARDVLARWAEAAARD; this comes from the coding sequence GTGACCGCCACCCCGCACCCCGCCGCCTCGACCACGAGCGACTCGACGGGCACGGGGCTCACGTGGCCCGGCCTGCTGACCGAGCTCGTCGCGGGGCACGACCTCGACGCCGACTCCACCGCGTGGGCGATGGACCAGGTGATGTCGGGCGAGGTGTCGCCCGTGCGTCTCGCGAGCTTCCTCGTGGCGCTGCGCGCGAAGGGCGAGACGGTCGCCGAGCTGACCGGGCTCGCCGACGCGATGCTGGCCCACGCCAGCCGGTTCGCCGTGGACGGTCCGGCGGTCGACATCGTCGGCACGGGCGGCGACCGCGCGCACACGGTCAACATCTCGACCATGGCGTCGCTCGTCATCGCGGGCGCGGGCGTGCGGGTCGTCAAGCACGGCAACCGCGCCGCGACCTCGTCGTCGGGCGCCGCGGACGTGCTCGAGGAGCTCGGCATCCGGCTCGACCACGGGCCGGAGCGGGTGGCCCGCATCGTGCAGGAGGCGGGGATCACGTTCTGCTTCGCGATGGTCTTCCACCCGTCCATGCGACACGCGGGCGTCGCGCGCAAGGAGCTCGGCATCCCGACGGCGTTCAACGTCCTCGGCCCGCTGACGAATCCTGCGCAACCCCGTGCGGCCGCCATCGGTGTCGCGGACGCGCGCATGGCGCCGCTCATCGCCGGGGTGCTGGCGGGGCGGGGGACCTCGGCGCTCGTGTTCCGCGGCGACGACGGGCTCGACGAGCTCGCGGCGACGGGCGGGGCGACCGTCTGGGAGGTGCGCGACGGCGTCGTGACCGAGCAGCGGCTCGACCCGGTCGCCGACCTGGGCCTCGCGCCGGTGACGATCGCCGAGCTGCGCGGTGGCGAGGCGGCGCACAACGCCGAGGTCGCCCGGCGTTTCCTGGCAGGCGAGGCCGGCCCGGTGCGCGAGACCGTGCTGCTCAACGCGGCCGCCGGTCTCGTCGCGGACGGCACGCTGCCCGGGACCGCGCAGGGGACGCTCGCCGAGCGGCTCCGCGCCGCCTACGAGATCGCGGCGCGCAGCGTGGACACGGGTGCCGCCCGCGACGTCCTCGCGCGCTGGGCCGAGGCCGCGGCGCGGGACTGA
- a CDS encoding Lrp/AsnC ligand binding domain-containing protein codes for MLTAIVLIDTAPDRIPEVASEVADLRGVSEVYSVTGKADLVAMVRVEEHDQLADVIADRISKVSGVVRTETFIAFRAYSNVDLEQAFALGLDD; via the coding sequence ATGCTGACCGCCATCGTCCTGATCGACACCGCGCCCGACCGTATCCCCGAGGTCGCGTCGGAGGTCGCGGACCTTCGCGGCGTCAGCGAGGTCTACTCGGTCACGGGCAAGGCGGACCTGGTCGCGATGGTGCGCGTCGAGGAGCACGACCAGCTCGCCGACGTCATCGCGGACCGCATCAGCAAGGTCTCCGGGGTCGTGCGCACGGAGACGTTCATCGCGTTCCGCGCCTACTCGAACGTCGACCTCGAGCAGGCGTTCGCGCTCGGCCTCGACGACTGA
- a CDS encoding DEDD exonuclease domain-containing protein: MSSGPLLASSREGSVPRGAPVQPTLDDLGTPLRDVTFVVVDLETTGGSPAGAGITEIGAVKVRGGEVLGEFQTLVDPGVPVPAFVARLTGITSAMVATAPRIEAVLPSFLEFARGAVLVAHNAPFDISFLKAACRAAGYEWPGNQVLDTVPLARRVVTRDEAPNHKLATLAALFRATVTPDHRALADARATVDVLHALLARLGPLGVTHLEDLAGATDPVPQDVRRKRHLADGLPDAPGVYLFRGPGDEVLYVGTSTSIRRRVRSYFTRSEKRSRITEMVRVAHAVTPVVCATPLEAQVRELRLIAEHAPRYNRRSRHPERMTWVRLTDETYPRLSVVRDVRAPAAHIGPFASKHQAQAAVDALHDAFPLRQCTRRLPVVASPGATACVLAEMGRCSAPCTTAERDTGYAAVAGGVREAFESDPSHVVAELGRRIVALSRDERFEQAGELTHRLRAYLAGAARAQRLAPLAACAELVAARATDAGGWEIVVVRHARLAATGVSEPGADPWPLVHALVATAETVAPPVPPAPASHPHEAEILLSWLQEPGVRIVDVTGPWACPVRSAGSHVDLAATARDVARHADPVDRPDLTHAAPGVTVEWSPVDDPTPEEPC; the protein is encoded by the coding sequence ATGTCGTCCGGTCCCCTCCTCGCCTCCTCCCGCGAGGGGTCCGTGCCGCGGGGCGCGCCCGTCCAGCCCACGCTGGACGACCTCGGGACGCCGCTGCGCGACGTGACGTTCGTCGTCGTCGACCTGGAGACGACGGGCGGGTCGCCCGCGGGCGCCGGCATCACGGAGATCGGCGCCGTGAAGGTGCGCGGCGGCGAGGTGCTCGGCGAGTTCCAGACGCTCGTCGACCCGGGCGTGCCCGTCCCCGCCTTCGTCGCCCGGCTCACGGGGATCACGTCGGCCATGGTCGCGACGGCGCCGCGCATCGAGGCCGTGCTGCCGAGCTTCCTGGAGTTCGCCCGCGGCGCCGTGCTCGTCGCGCACAACGCGCCGTTCGACATCTCGTTCCTCAAGGCCGCGTGCCGGGCCGCGGGCTACGAGTGGCCCGGGAACCAGGTGCTCGACACCGTCCCGCTCGCGCGCCGCGTCGTGACGCGCGACGAGGCGCCGAACCACAAGCTCGCGACCCTCGCCGCGCTGTTCCGGGCCACGGTGACGCCCGACCACCGCGCGCTCGCCGACGCGCGCGCCACTGTGGACGTGCTGCACGCGCTCCTCGCGCGGCTCGGGCCCCTGGGCGTCACCCATCTCGAGGACCTCGCGGGCGCGACTGACCCGGTCCCGCAGGACGTCCGGCGCAAGCGGCACCTCGCGGACGGCCTCCCGGACGCACCGGGCGTCTACCTCTTCCGCGGGCCCGGGGACGAGGTCCTCTACGTCGGCACGTCGACGTCCATCCGGCGCCGCGTCCGGTCGTACTTCACCCGCTCGGAGAAGCGCAGCCGCATCACCGAGATGGTGCGTGTCGCGCACGCCGTCACCCCGGTCGTGTGCGCGACCCCGCTCGAGGCGCAGGTGCGCGAGCTGCGCCTCATCGCGGAGCACGCGCCGCGCTACAACCGGAGGTCGCGCCACCCCGAGCGCATGACCTGGGTCCGGCTCACGGACGAGACGTACCCGCGCCTGTCCGTCGTGCGCGACGTGCGGGCCCCGGCCGCCCACATCGGGCCGTTCGCGTCCAAGCACCAAGCCCAGGCCGCCGTCGACGCCCTCCACGACGCGTTCCCGCTGCGCCAGTGCACGCGCCGGCTCCCGGTCGTCGCCTCGCCCGGGGCCACGGCGTGCGTCCTCGCCGAGATGGGACGCTGCTCGGCCCCGTGCACGACCGCCGAGCGCGACACCGGCTACGCGGCCGTCGCCGGAGGCGTGCGGGAGGCGTTCGAGTCAGACCCGTCCCACGTCGTCGCGGAGCTCGGGCGCCGGATCGTCGCGCTCTCGCGCGACGAGCGGTTCGAGCAGGCGGGAGAGCTCACGCACCGACTGCGGGCCTACCTCGCGGGCGCCGCGCGCGCCCAGCGGCTCGCCCCGCTCGCGGCGTGCGCCGAGCTCGTCGCCGCCCGCGCGACGGACGCGGGCGGGTGGGAGATCGTCGTGGTGCGCCACGCGCGCCTCGCCGCGACCGGGGTGAGCGAGCCCGGCGCGGACCCGTGGCCCCTCGTGCACGCGCTCGTCGCGACGGCGGAGACGGTCGCACCGCCCGTGCCGCCCGCCCCGGCGAGCCACCCCCACGAGGCCGAGATCCTGCTGTCGTGGCTCCAGGAGCCGGGCGTGCGGATCGTCGACGTCACCGGCCCGTGGGCGTGCCCGGTCCGATCCGCGGGGTCCCACGTGGACCTCGCCGCCACGGCCCGTGACGTCGCGCGCCACGCCGACCCGGTCGACCGCCCCGACCTGACGCACGCGGCGCCCGGCGTGACCGTAGAGTGGTCGCCAGTCGACGACCCGACCCCGGAGGAACCATGCTGA
- a CDS encoding NYN domain-containing protein — MSAELPTAETQEAGMVAERSDEEGPDGDVPPAVRALLVEAAADVLGTLDPVLVPVALQRVKAFAPRRRASAGAVPLWRALVDDAGFRHAVAAAWSREHGSGTGAPQEVPAPDGPGSPEAGAAAAADDVVAAPGDAEATAPAVVRERAAGAFLLRPDGWEAAVERARALDTTLRTERSERSEVARLRRDRDRLAAQVEELRAQVRDAAARADAATAELAGARRAERRLRADADRARAEARAALEAASAERAEAEGALRDAREERRAAGVELARARAERDEARRARTSAADVATARARLLLDTVVEAASGLRRELALGPATTTPADDVAAALPGATARPRPGSRGRAADDPALLGDLLSVPRTHLVVDGYNVTKTGFGELTLAEQRDRLLSGLLRVAAGGTEVTVCFDGADTAVRPVHAPRGVRVLFSSGEIADDLIRRLVAAEPAGRPVVVVTSDRAVSDDVQAMGAVCIPAQALLARLARR; from the coding sequence ATGTCCGCGGAGCTCCCGACGGCGGAGACGCAGGAGGCGGGGATGGTGGCCGAGAGGTCGGACGAGGAGGGACCCGACGGCGACGTCCCGCCGGCGGTGCGCGCGCTGCTCGTCGAGGCCGCCGCGGACGTGCTCGGCACGCTCGACCCGGTCCTCGTCCCCGTGGCCCTGCAACGGGTCAAGGCCTTCGCCCCACGCCGGCGCGCGTCGGCCGGGGCGGTGCCGTTGTGGCGCGCCCTGGTCGACGACGCCGGGTTCCGGCACGCGGTCGCCGCCGCCTGGTCGCGCGAGCACGGGAGCGGGACGGGCGCACCGCAGGAGGTCCCGGCCCCCGACGGCCCGGGGTCGCCCGAGGCCGGTGCGGCGGCAGCGGCCGACGACGTCGTCGCGGCACCGGGGGACGCGGAGGCCACCGCGCCAGCCGTCGTCCGCGAGCGCGCCGCCGGCGCCTTCCTGCTGCGCCCGGACGGCTGGGAGGCGGCCGTGGAGCGCGCCCGCGCGCTCGACACGACGCTGCGGACCGAGCGGTCGGAGCGCAGCGAGGTCGCCCGGTTGCGTCGCGACCGCGACCGGCTGGCCGCACAGGTCGAGGAGCTCCGCGCGCAGGTTCGTGACGCCGCGGCCCGCGCCGACGCGGCGACGGCCGAGCTCGCGGGCGCGCGTCGCGCCGAGCGACGGCTGCGGGCGGACGCCGACCGGGCGCGCGCCGAGGCCCGGGCAGCCCTCGAGGCGGCGTCGGCCGAGCGCGCGGAGGCGGAGGGGGCGCTGCGCGACGCGCGCGAGGAGCGCCGCGCAGCGGGCGTCGAGCTCGCCCGGGCGCGCGCGGAGCGGGACGAGGCGCGTCGGGCGCGGACGTCGGCGGCCGACGTCGCGACGGCACGCGCGCGGCTCCTGCTCGACACGGTGGTCGAGGCGGCGTCCGGGCTGCGGCGCGAGCTCGCGCTGGGGCCCGCCACGACGACCCCGGCCGACGACGTCGCCGCCGCCCTGCCGGGCGCGACCGCGCGGCCGAGGCCCGGGTCGCGCGGTCGGGCCGCCGACGACCCGGCGCTGCTCGGCGACCTCCTGTCGGTCCCGCGCACCCACCTCGTCGTCGACGGCTACAACGTGACCAAGACCGGCTTCGGGGAGCTCACGCTCGCCGAGCAGCGCGACCGGCTCCTCAGCGGGCTCCTGCGCGTCGCGGCCGGGGGAACCGAGGTCACGGTCTGCTTCGACGGCGCGGACACCGCCGTGCGTCCCGTGCACGCCCCGCGCGGTGTGCGCGTGCTGTTCTCGTCGGGCGAGATCGCCGACGACCTCATCCGACGACTGGTCGCCGCGGAGCCCGCGGGACGGCCCGTCGTCGTCGTGACGAGCGACCGTGCCGTGTCGGACGACGTGCAGGCGATGGGCGCCGTGTGCATCCCGGCGCAGGCGCTCCTGGCGCGGCTCGCGCGCCGCTGA
- a CDS encoding AMP-binding protein, which yields MDEISAPRIVEVDPSKNLNDLLASRVAADPAAPLVERRAGADGTWQALSARDFDAEVVAVAKGLVARGIQPGDHVGIMSRTRYEWTLLDWATWAAGAVPVPLYETSSAEQVQWILSDADVRLLVVETEAHAATVGEVRDQVPALGDVLVIDSGAVATLRADGADVEDAEIARRRGLANLADVATIIYTSGTTGRPKGAELTHQNFYSLTVNAVAAVPEVFGEPGGRTLLFMPLAHVFARFIGVLVVAGGTVLGHTPDTKTLLDDLGTFKPTYILSVPRVFEKVYNSSEQKAAAGGKLKIFHWAAATAIAYSRALDEPSGPGVGLRLQHKVADALVFKKLRHALGGRAKYAVSGGAPLGERLGHFYRGIGVRILEGYGLTESTAPTCVNRPATTKIGTVGEQLPGCGARIAEDGEILLKGDHIFRGYHNNEQATADAFVDGWFRTGDLGSLDEDGFLRITGRKKEIIVTAGGKNVAPAVLEDRIRAHALVSQCVVVGDQKPFIGALVTLDPEGLPGWASMHGKEPMSIEDAAKDPDVLAALDAAVTRANQAVSRAESIRKFTVLTTDFTVENGYLTPSLKVKRSEVLKDFAADVEAIYVDGPAPVR from the coding sequence ATGGACGAGATCAGCGCCCCACGGATCGTCGAAGTCGATCCCTCGAAGAACCTCAACGACCTGCTCGCGAGCCGGGTCGCGGCCGACCCGGCCGCGCCGCTGGTCGAGCGCCGCGCCGGCGCCGACGGCACGTGGCAGGCGCTCAGCGCACGGGACTTCGACGCCGAGGTCGTCGCCGTGGCGAAGGGGCTCGTCGCGCGCGGGATCCAGCCGGGCGACCACGTGGGCATCATGTCGCGCACGCGCTACGAGTGGACGCTCCTGGACTGGGCCACGTGGGCGGCCGGCGCGGTGCCGGTGCCGCTGTACGAGACGTCGAGCGCGGAGCAGGTCCAGTGGATCCTGTCGGACGCCGACGTCCGGCTGCTCGTCGTCGAGACGGAGGCGCACGCGGCGACCGTCGGCGAGGTGCGCGACCAGGTCCCCGCGCTCGGTGACGTCCTCGTCATCGACTCGGGCGCCGTCGCGACCCTGAGGGCCGACGGGGCCGACGTGGAGGACGCCGAGATCGCGCGGCGCCGCGGCCTGGCGAACCTCGCCGACGTCGCGACGATCATCTACACGTCGGGCACGACCGGGCGCCCCAAGGGCGCCGAGCTCACGCACCAGAACTTCTACTCGCTCACCGTGAACGCGGTGGCCGCGGTGCCGGAGGTGTTCGGCGAGCCGGGCGGTCGCACGCTGCTGTTCATGCCGCTCGCCCACGTGTTCGCGCGGTTCATCGGCGTGCTGGTCGTGGCCGGCGGGACGGTCCTGGGCCACACGCCGGACACCAAGACGCTGCTCGACGACCTCGGCACCTTCAAGCCGACGTACATCCTCTCGGTGCCGCGCGTGTTCGAGAAGGTCTACAACTCGTCCGAGCAGAAGGCCGCCGCGGGCGGCAAGCTCAAGATCTTCCACTGGGCGGCGGCCACGGCGATCGCGTACTCGCGCGCCCTGGACGAGCCGTCGGGCCCCGGCGTCGGGCTGCGCCTGCAGCACAAGGTCGCCGACGCGCTCGTGTTCAAGAAGCTGCGCCACGCGCTCGGGGGCCGCGCGAAGTACGCGGTGTCCGGTGGCGCGCCGCTCGGCGAGCGGCTGGGGCACTTCTATCGCGGCATCGGCGTGCGCATCCTCGAGGGCTACGGGCTCACCGAGTCGACGGCGCCGACGTGCGTCAACCGCCCCGCGACCACGAAGATCGGCACGGTCGGCGAGCAGCTCCCGGGCTGTGGGGCGCGCATCGCCGAGGACGGCGAGATCCTGCTGAAGGGCGACCACATCTTCCGCGGCTACCACAACAACGAGCAGGCCACGGCCGACGCGTTCGTCGACGGGTGGTTCCGCACGGGCGACCTCGGCTCGCTCGACGAGGACGGCTTCCTGCGCATCACCGGGCGCAAGAAGGAGATCATCGTGACCGCGGGCGGCAAGAACGTCGCGCCCGCCGTCCTCGAGGACCGCATCCGCGCCCACGCGCTCGTCTCGCAGTGCGTCGTCGTCGGCGACCAGAAGCCGTTCATCGGCGCGCTCGTCACCCTCGACCCCGAGGGCCTGCCGGGCTGGGCGAGCATGCACGGCAAGGAGCCGATGTCGATCGAGGACGCGGCCAAGGACCCCGACGTCCTCGCCGCGCTCGACGCCGCCGTCACGCGCGCCAACCAGGCGGTGTCGCGCGCCGAGTCGATCCGCAAGTTCACCGTGCTCACCACCGACTTCACGGTCGAGAACGGCTACCTCACGCCGTCGCTCAAGGTGAAGCGGAGCGAGGTGCTCAAGGACTTCGCGGCGGACGTCGAGGCGATCTACGTGGACGGGCCGGCCCCGGTCCGCTGA
- a CDS encoding ROK family glucokinase yields the protein MHAIGVDIGGTKIAAGVVDEKGEILVQTRRDTEPDDVASIDRAIADVYAELTAEHEVGAMGLAAAGFVSPDRTSVLFAPNIAWREYPLARNVRELIGGTDVPIVVENDANAAGWAEFQFGVARDATDMLMLTVGTGLGGAIVVDRELVRGKWGVAAEVGHMRVVPGGHYCGCGHEGCWEQYASGRALVRDGQNALIAQPDRATRLLEICGGDPEKLNGPQITQAAQEGDDLAVELLANLGRWIGEGAASVTALLDPELIVIGGGVGAAGDLLLQPVRRAFADQLSARGHRPEARIELAEHGNEAGIVGAADLARR from the coding sequence ATGCACGCCATCGGTGTGGACATCGGCGGGACGAAGATCGCGGCCGGGGTCGTCGACGAGAAGGGCGAGATCCTCGTCCAGACGCGCCGCGACACCGAGCCCGACGACGTCGCGAGCATCGACCGCGCCATCGCCGACGTGTATGCCGAGCTGACCGCCGAGCACGAGGTCGGCGCGATGGGCCTCGCCGCGGCGGGCTTCGTCAGCCCCGACCGGACGTCGGTGCTCTTCGCCCCGAACATCGCGTGGCGCGAGTACCCGCTCGCGCGCAACGTGCGCGAGCTCATCGGCGGCACCGACGTGCCGATCGTCGTCGAGAACGACGCCAACGCGGCGGGCTGGGCGGAGTTCCAGTTCGGCGTCGCGCGCGACGCGACCGACATGCTCATGCTCACGGTCGGCACCGGGCTCGGGGGCGCGATCGTCGTCGACCGCGAGCTCGTGCGCGGCAAGTGGGGCGTCGCGGCCGAGGTCGGGCACATGCGCGTCGTGCCGGGCGGCCACTACTGCGGCTGCGGCCACGAGGGCTGCTGGGAGCAGTACGCGTCGGGCCGCGCCCTGGTGCGCGACGGGCAGAACGCGCTCATCGCCCAGCCCGACCGCGCGACCCGGCTCCTGGAGATCTGCGGCGGCGACCCCGAGAAGCTCAACGGCCCTCAGATCACGCAGGCCGCCCAGGAGGGCGACGACCTGGCGGTCGAGCTGCTCGCGAACCTCGGGCGCTGGATCGGCGAGGGCGCGGCCTCGGTGACGGCGCTGCTCGACCCGGAGCTCATCGTCATCGGCGGCGGTGTCGGCGCGGCCGGCGACCTGCTGCTCCAGCCCGTGCGTCGCGCGTTCGCGGACCAGCTCTCCGCGCGCGGGCACCGTCCCGAGGCGCGCATCGAGCTCGCCGAGCACGGCAACGAGGCCGGCATCGTCGGCGCGGCGGACCTCGCCCGTCGCTGA
- a CDS encoding lysophospholipid acyltransferase family protein — translation MFYWFMKQVMVGPILRVLYRPWTRGVEHVPDEGGAILASNHLAVIDSFILPLVLDRKVQFLGKSDYFTGTGIKGRLTAGFMRGVGTIPVDRSGGKASEAALETGLRVLREGDLFGIYPEGTRSPDGRLYRGKTGVARLALESGAPVVPVAMVGTNIAQPIGKVIPKPMRIGVVVGEPLDFSRYRGMENDRFILRAVADEIQYAIMRLSGQEYVDIYAATAKARLAAGHTESEEAGGAPGGRPAPDVQVPEPPPEPGAASVD, via the coding sequence TTGTTCTACTGGTTCATGAAGCAGGTGATGGTCGGCCCGATCCTGCGGGTCCTGTACCGTCCCTGGACGCGGGGCGTCGAGCACGTGCCGGACGAGGGCGGTGCGATCCTCGCGAGCAACCACCTCGCGGTGATCGACTCGTTCATCCTGCCGCTCGTCCTCGACCGCAAGGTCCAGTTCCTCGGCAAGTCCGACTACTTCACCGGGACGGGGATCAAGGGCCGCCTGACGGCCGGGTTCATGCGCGGGGTCGGGACGATCCCGGTCGACCGGTCGGGCGGCAAGGCGAGCGAGGCCGCGCTCGAGACCGGCCTGCGCGTCCTGCGCGAGGGCGACCTGTTCGGCATCTACCCCGAGGGGACGCGCAGCCCCGACGGACGGTTGTACCGCGGCAAGACCGGCGTCGCGCGCCTCGCGCTCGAGTCGGGGGCCCCCGTGGTCCCGGTCGCGATGGTGGGCACGAACATCGCCCAGCCGATCGGCAAGGTCATCCCCAAGCCCATGCGCATCGGGGTCGTCGTCGGTGAGCCGCTCGACTTCTCGCGCTACCGCGGCATGGAGAACGACCGCTTCATCCTGCGCGCCGTCGCCGACGAGATCCAGTACGCGATCATGCGGCTGTCCGGCCAGGAGTACGTGGACATCTACGCCGCGACGGCCAAGGCGCGCCTCGCCGCGGGGCACACCGAGTCCGAGGAGGCGGGCGGGGCGCCCGGCGGGCGTCCGGCTCCCGACGTCCAGGTCCCGGAACCGCCGCCGGAGCCCGGCGCGGCGTCAGTAGACTGA
- a CDS encoding pyrophosphate--fructose-6-phosphate 1-phosphotransferase produces MSVRRVALLTAGGFAPCLSSAVGGLIERYTELDPEIEIIAYQYGYHGLLTGTKIVVDEEGRKQAGILHRFGGSPIGNSRVKLTNAADCVKRGLVQEGQDPLQVAAEQLKADGVDVLHTIGGDDTNTTAADLAAYLHDNGYELTVVGLPKTIDNDVIPIRQSLGAWTAAEEAAGFAANVIGEHRSGPRMLIVHEVMGRHCGWLTAASAAEYRKWLDAQEWAPALGLTRERWDVHAVFLPELALDIDAEAERLKAIMDEQGNVNIFLSEGAGMHEIVAQLEAAGEEVQRDPFGHVKLDTVNPGQWFAKQFAEKLGAEKVMVQKSGYFSRAAAANAEDLRLIKSMTDLAVECALRGESGVIGHDEENGDRLRAIEFPRIAGGKAFDVTQQWFGELLEGIGQPLVAAAPAAH; encoded by the coding sequence ATGTCGGTTCGTCGCGTCGCCCTCCTCACCGCGGGCGGTTTCGCCCCGTGCCTGTCCTCCGCCGTCGGGGGCCTCATCGAGCGGTACACGGAGCTCGACCCGGAGATCGAGATCATCGCCTACCAGTACGGCTACCACGGCCTGCTGACGGGCACGAAGATCGTCGTGGACGAGGAGGGTCGCAAGCAGGCGGGCATCCTGCACCGCTTCGGCGGCTCGCCGATCGGCAACTCGCGCGTCAAGCTGACGAACGCGGCCGACTGCGTCAAGCGCGGCCTCGTCCAGGAAGGCCAGGACCCGCTGCAGGTCGCGGCGGAGCAGCTCAAGGCGGACGGCGTCGACGTCCTGCACACCATCGGTGGCGACGACACGAACACGACCGCGGCCGACCTCGCCGCCTACCTGCACGACAACGGCTACGAGCTCACCGTCGTGGGCCTGCCCAAGACGATCGACAACGACGTGATCCCGATCCGTCAGTCGCTCGGCGCCTGGACCGCGGCCGAGGAGGCGGCGGGCTTCGCGGCGAACGTCATCGGCGAGCACCGCTCCGGCCCGCGCATGCTCATCGTGCACGAGGTCATGGGCCGCCACTGCGGGTGGCTCACCGCCGCGTCGGCGGCCGAGTACCGCAAGTGGCTCGACGCGCAGGAGTGGGCCCCGGCCCTCGGCCTGACGCGCGAGCGCTGGGACGTGCACGCGGTCTTCCTGCCGGAGCTCGCGCTCGACATCGACGCCGAGGCCGAGCGTCTCAAGGCGATCATGGACGAGCAGGGCAACGTCAACATCTTCCTGTCCGAGGGCGCCGGCATGCACGAGATCGTCGCGCAGCTCGAGGCGGCCGGCGAGGAGGTCCAGCGCGACCCGTTCGGCCACGTCAAGCTCGACACGGTCAACCCCGGCCAGTGGTTCGCCAAGCAGTTCGCCGAGAAGCTGGGCGCCGAGAAGGTCATGGTGCAGAAGTCCGGCTACTTCTCGCGCGCCGCGGCCGCGAACGCCGAGGACCTGCGCCTCATCAAGTCGATGACCGACCTCGCGGTCGAGTGCGCGCTGCGCGGCGAGTCGGGCGTCATCGGGCACGACGAGGAGAACGGCGACCGCCTGCGCGCGATCGAGTTCCCGCGCATCGCGGGCGGCAAGGCCTTCGACGTCACGCAGCAGTGGTTCGGCGAGCTGCTCGAGGGCATCGGCCAGCCGCTCGTCGCCGCGGCTCCCGCCGCGCACTGA